From the genome of Flavobacterium luteolum, one region includes:
- a CDS encoding metallophosphoesterase family protein: MTKILLLSDTHSHIDDTILKYVAQADEVWHAGDIGDLSVTDAIKKLKPLRAVYGNIDDAKARLEFPLNNRFSCENVSVWITHIGGYPGKYNPNVREELALNPPKLFICGHSHILKVMFDKKNNLLHMNPGAAGKSGFHKVRTMLRFVIDDDKIKDLEIVEIGAK; this comes from the coding sequence ATGACCAAAATCCTGTTACTTTCAGATACTCACAGTCACATCGATGATACTATTTTAAAATATGTTGCTCAGGCAGATGAAGTATGGCACGCTGGTGATATTGGAGATTTGAGCGTGACAGATGCTATTAAAAAACTAAAACCTTTAAGAGCAGTTTACGGAAATATTGACGATGCAAAGGCAAGATTGGAATTTCCGTTAAATAATCGTTTTTCATGCGAAAATGTTTCGGTTTGGATTACGCATATTGGTGGTTATCCTGGAAAATACAATCCAAACGTTAGAGAAGAATTGGCTTTGAATCCCCCGAAATTATTTATCTGTGGGCATTCGCATATTTTGAAAGTCATGTTTGATAAAAAGAACAATTTATTACACATGAATCCAGGAGCGGCTGGAAAGAGCGGGTTTCATAAAGTGAGAACCATGTTACGATTTGTAATTGACGATGATAAAATCAAAGATTTGGAAATTGTCGAAATAGGAGCGAAGTAA